From the Ciconia boyciana chromosome 24, ASM3463844v1, whole genome shotgun sequence genome, one window contains:
- the LSM7 gene encoding U6 snRNA-associated Sm-like protein LSm7 isoform X2: MASGGSGGGGGASKMADKEKKKKESILDLSKYIDKTIRVKFQASGVLKGFDPLLNLVLDGTIEYMRDPDDQYKLTEDTRQLGLVVCRGTSVVLICPQDGMEAIPNPFIQQQDG; this comes from the exons ATGGCGAGCGGCGGCAGCGGAGGTGGTGGTGGCGCGAGCAAGATGGCG GataaggagaagaagaagaaggagagtATTTTGGACCTCTCCAAGTACATCGACAAAACAATCCGAGTGAAATTCCAAG CAAGTGGTGTCTTGAAAGGATTTGACCCTCTTCTGAACCTTGTGCTTGACGGTACCATTGAATATATGCGAG atcCAGATGATCAATACAAATTAACAGAAGACACACGTCAGCTGGGACTTGTGGTCTGCAGAGGGACTTCTGTGGTTCTTATTTGTCCACAGGATGGAATGGAAGCTATTCCAAACCCTTTCATTCAGCAGCAAGATGGCTAA
- the LSM7 gene encoding U6 snRNA-associated Sm-like protein LSm7 isoform X1 gives MASGGSGGGGGASKMADKEKKKKESILDLSKYIDKTIRVKFQGGREASGVLKGFDPLLNLVLDGTIEYMRDPDDQYKLTEDTRQLGLVVCRGTSVVLICPQDGMEAIPNPFIQQQDG, from the exons ATGGCGAGCGGCGGCAGCGGAGGTGGTGGTGGCGCGAGCAAGATGGCG GataaggagaagaagaagaaggagagtATTTTGGACCTCTCCAAGTACATCGACAAAACAATCCGAGTGAAATTCCAAGGTGGGAGAGAAG CAAGTGGTGTCTTGAAAGGATTTGACCCTCTTCTGAACCTTGTGCTTGACGGTACCATTGAATATATGCGAG atcCAGATGATCAATACAAATTAACAGAAGACACACGTCAGCTGGGACTTGTGGTCTGCAGAGGGACTTCTGTGGTTCTTATTTGTCCACAGGATGGAATGGAAGCTATTCCAAACCCTTTCATTCAGCAGCAAGATGGCTAA